A part of Populus alba chromosome 8, ASM523922v2, whole genome shotgun sequence genomic DNA contains:
- the LOC118062388 gene encoding uncharacterized protein isoform X1 yields MLLFVFLCFDALILCFSNKLVMDLWVVAVAAGAGYAVKANYFKNSSARLRERSFESFSLDYFHSQSQSWNLLQRIREQTCPFCRLGICKHSATDESLGRDFIGVASSSATKGEIQLQSHRPYGRGYFLYLSSELLPDSIKREVSSFRRLTADRQLGNRSSGYINKFLDSSDSILTHELYGGDIGFEENEYASLPSSSTEIAQPWIIRGSHDFGQEMPLEKENGSLMLTRKQMQYFDMGQSRRFSRSSRRVTGGLFYSQGSYDRMLLFFLGITAGIMSHVAANKREVDSLNELLKQNENLVQDLNEELSEGSSFQGTTEKPSNSASSEVSTKKESDKSIKFYGREPDDEKAANSEAMSKIEAELEAELERLELNMKSSSLERMLDLIEMDPNFELDVEGDLSPDMGHKKPDDLSDSDDDASGSSTDPIDTANYAVSPKELSLRLHEVIQSRLVVRIMELEAALENSQKRLHALEWDSTSPKMDLHGEVESSSIQQAPSFTGEGNGVHCQFATSGKADD; encoded by the exons ATGCTTCTCTtcgttttcctttgttttgatGCCTTGATCTTGTGTTTTTCAAACAA GCTGGTTATGGATTTATGGGTAGTGGCCGTAGCTGCTGGTGCGGGATATGCAGTAAAAGCTAATTACTTCAAGAATTCTTCAGCAAGGTTAAGAGAACGCTCatttgaatccttttctttggATTATTTTCACAGCCAATCCCAGTCCTGGAATTTACTGCAACGAATACGGGAGCAAACTTGCCCCTTTTGCAGACTAGGTATCTGCAAGCACTCAGCAACTGATGAATCATTAGGTAGAGATTTTATAGGGGTTGCAAGTAGTAGTGCTACTAAAGGCGAAATACAGTTACAGAGTCATCGGCCTTATGGAAGGGGTTACTTTCTTTATTTATCTAGTGAATTGTTGCCTGATTCTATCAAACGAGAAGTGAGTTCGTTTCGAAGGTTAACAGCGGACAGGCAACTTGGGAATAGGTCTAGTGGGTATATCAATAAATTCCTTGATTCTTCAGATAGTATCCTCACTCATGAACTGTATGGAGGAGACATTGGGTTTGAAGAAAATGAATATGCTTCACTACCATCTTCATCTACAGAAATTGCACAGCCATGGATAATCAGAGGTAGCCATGATTTTGGACAAGAGATGCCGttagagaaagaaaatggaTCGTTGATGCTTACTAGAAAACAGATGCAGTATTTTGATATGGGACAGTCTAGGAGATTTAGCAGGTCAAGTAGAAGGGTAACTGGTGGATTGTTTTATTCACAAG GGTCTTATGATAGAATGCTTCTTTTCTTCCTGGGGATAACTGCTGGAATAATGTCTCATGTTGCCGCAAATAAAAGAGAAGTGGACTCCTTAAATGAATTGTTGAAGCAGAATGAGAACTTGGTCCAGGATTTAAACGAGGAACTTAGTGAGGGTTCAAGCTTCCAGGGAACCACTGAAAAGCCAAGCAACAGCGCATCAAGTGAAGTTTCCACGAAAAAGGAATCGgataaatctataaaattttatGGCAGAGAGCCAGATGATGAGAAGGCAGCGAACTCCGAGGCAATGAGTAAAATTGAGGCAGAGCTTGAAGCTGAACTAGAGAGGTTGGAGCTAAACATGAAATCATCTAGTTTAGAGAGAATGCTCGATTTAATTGAG ATGGACCCCAACTTCGAGCTTGATGTTGAGGGAGATCTAAGCCCAGACATGGGTCATAAGAAACCTGACGATTTATCCGATTCAGACGATGACGCAAGTGGAAGTTCTACTGATCCCATTGATACAGCAAACTATGCCGTATCACCTAAGGAGCTCAGCTTGCGTCTTCATGAGGTAATTCAATCAAGGCTGGTAGTCCGGATCATGGAACTCGAGGCTGCACTTGAAAATAGCCAGAAGAGGTTACATGCCTTGGAGTGGGATAGCACAAGCCCTAAGATGGACTTGCATGGTGAAGTAGAATCATCGTCTATACAGCAAGCCCCGAGCTTCACTGGTGAAGGCAATGGCGTGCACTGCCAATTTGCTACATCAGGGAAAGCTGATGACTGA
- the LOC118062388 gene encoding uncharacterized protein isoform X2, with the protein MDLWVVAVAAGAGYAVKANYFKNSSARLRERSFESFSLDYFHSQSQSWNLLQRIREQTCPFCRLGICKHSATDESLGRDFIGVASSSATKGEIQLQSHRPYGRGYFLYLSSELLPDSIKREVSSFRRLTADRQLGNRSSGYINKFLDSSDSILTHELYGGDIGFEENEYASLPSSSTEIAQPWIIRGSHDFGQEMPLEKENGSLMLTRKQMQYFDMGQSRRFSRSSRRVTGGLFYSQGSYDRMLLFFLGITAGIMSHVAANKREVDSLNELLKQNENLVQDLNEELSEGSSFQGTTEKPSNSASSEVSTKKESDKSIKFYGREPDDEKAANSEAMSKIEAELEAELERLELNMKSSSLERMLDLIEMDPNFELDVEGDLSPDMGHKKPDDLSDSDDDASGSSTDPIDTANYAVSPKELSLRLHEVIQSRLVVRIMELEAALENSQKRLHALEWDSTSPKMDLHGEVESSSIQQAPSFTGEGNGVHCQFATSGKADD; encoded by the exons ATGGATTTATGGGTAGTGGCCGTAGCTGCTGGTGCGGGATATGCAGTAAAAGCTAATTACTTCAAGAATTCTTCAGCAAGGTTAAGAGAACGCTCatttgaatccttttctttggATTATTTTCACAGCCAATCCCAGTCCTGGAATTTACTGCAACGAATACGGGAGCAAACTTGCCCCTTTTGCAGACTAGGTATCTGCAAGCACTCAGCAACTGATGAATCATTAGGTAGAGATTTTATAGGGGTTGCAAGTAGTAGTGCTACTAAAGGCGAAATACAGTTACAGAGTCATCGGCCTTATGGAAGGGGTTACTTTCTTTATTTATCTAGTGAATTGTTGCCTGATTCTATCAAACGAGAAGTGAGTTCGTTTCGAAGGTTAACAGCGGACAGGCAACTTGGGAATAGGTCTAGTGGGTATATCAATAAATTCCTTGATTCTTCAGATAGTATCCTCACTCATGAACTGTATGGAGGAGACATTGGGTTTGAAGAAAATGAATATGCTTCACTACCATCTTCATCTACAGAAATTGCACAGCCATGGATAATCAGAGGTAGCCATGATTTTGGACAAGAGATGCCGttagagaaagaaaatggaTCGTTGATGCTTACTAGAAAACAGATGCAGTATTTTGATATGGGACAGTCTAGGAGATTTAGCAGGTCAAGTAGAAGGGTAACTGGTGGATTGTTTTATTCACAAG GGTCTTATGATAGAATGCTTCTTTTCTTCCTGGGGATAACTGCTGGAATAATGTCTCATGTTGCCGCAAATAAAAGAGAAGTGGACTCCTTAAATGAATTGTTGAAGCAGAATGAGAACTTGGTCCAGGATTTAAACGAGGAACTTAGTGAGGGTTCAAGCTTCCAGGGAACCACTGAAAAGCCAAGCAACAGCGCATCAAGTGAAGTTTCCACGAAAAAGGAATCGgataaatctataaaattttatGGCAGAGAGCCAGATGATGAGAAGGCAGCGAACTCCGAGGCAATGAGTAAAATTGAGGCAGAGCTTGAAGCTGAACTAGAGAGGTTGGAGCTAAACATGAAATCATCTAGTTTAGAGAGAATGCTCGATTTAATTGAG ATGGACCCCAACTTCGAGCTTGATGTTGAGGGAGATCTAAGCCCAGACATGGGTCATAAGAAACCTGACGATTTATCCGATTCAGACGATGACGCAAGTGGAAGTTCTACTGATCCCATTGATACAGCAAACTATGCCGTATCACCTAAGGAGCTCAGCTTGCGTCTTCATGAGGTAATTCAATCAAGGCTGGTAGTCCGGATCATGGAACTCGAGGCTGCACTTGAAAATAGCCAGAAGAGGTTACATGCCTTGGAGTGGGATAGCACAAGCCCTAAGATGGACTTGCATGGTGAAGTAGAATCATCGTCTATACAGCAAGCCCCGAGCTTCACTGGTGAAGGCAATGGCGTGCACTGCCAATTTGCTACATCAGGGAAAGCTGATGACTGA